In Bacillus methanolicus, the following proteins share a genomic window:
- a CDS encoding TetR/AcrR family transcriptional regulator produces the protein MYNEDFMMEEFFENEEGLTEKQKKIIIAAIESFSEKGYAATSTSEIAKKAGVAEGTIFRHYKTKKDLLVSIVAPMMAKFIAPFVIKDLYKVLDQRFERFEDFLQAMIENRAELLKNNLPMFKIFIQEIPFHPELKALFREHIANKVYERFSELVKHYQEKGQIIEMPAYSVVRLVVSSIFGYLFGRYLLFPEADWDDEAEIERTIHFIMHGLEPKNE, from the coding sequence ATGTACAACGAAGATTTTATGATGGAAGAATTTTTTGAGAATGAAGAAGGACTGACAGAAAAGCAGAAAAAAATCATCATTGCAGCGATTGAGTCCTTTTCTGAAAAAGGCTATGCCGCAACTTCAACAAGTGAAATAGCCAAAAAAGCAGGAGTCGCCGAAGGCACCATTTTCAGGCATTATAAAACGAAAAAGGATTTGCTTGTTTCGATTGTCGCCCCGATGATGGCGAAATTTATAGCGCCATTCGTCATTAAAGATTTATATAAAGTCCTTGACCAGCGGTTTGAGCGATTTGAAGATTTCTTACAAGCAATGATCGAAAACCGGGCAGAGCTTTTAAAGAACAACTTGCCGATGTTTAAAATTTTCATCCAAGAGATTCCTTTTCATCCTGAACTGAAAGCATTGTTTAGAGAACATATCGCAAATAAGGTCTATGAACGGTTCTCGGAGCTTGTTAAACATTATCAGGAGAAAGGACAGATTATTGAAATGCCTGCTTATAGCGTTGTCAGGCTTGTTGTTTCGTCCATTTTCGGCTATTTATTTGGCCGCTATCTGTTATTCCCGGAAGCAGATTGGGATGACGAAGCAGAAATTGAACGAACCATCCATTTCATTATGCATGGACTGGAACCGAAAAACGAATAA
- a CDS encoding hemerythrin domain-containing protein — protein MEFSPCHMLQNGSVTLCPALQQLLAEHGPLNEEKQALFETAKQIGNNAEQADWKEELLQLREKVKLFLSHLDPHSEREEGVLFPMMAKYIGSTTGPIAVMEYEHDQAKRNIAAFLEKTTMLDKEVNMEAAKELASYVINAYMILTEHFMKEENVLFPMAERMLSDEEKEELAKHIL, from the coding sequence ATGGAATTTTCTCCTTGCCATATGTTACAAAATGGTTCGGTGACTTTATGTCCTGCTCTCCAGCAATTATTAGCTGAGCATGGACCATTAAATGAAGAAAAACAGGCTTTATTTGAAACTGCGAAGCAAATTGGAAACAATGCAGAACAGGCGGATTGGAAAGAAGAGCTGTTGCAGTTGCGCGAGAAAGTAAAACTATTTCTTTCTCATCTTGACCCACATTCGGAACGTGAAGAAGGCGTACTATTTCCAATGATGGCGAAGTACATCGGCAGTACGACTGGCCCTATTGCAGTAATGGAATATGAACACGACCAAGCAAAACGAAATATTGCAGCATTTCTTGAAAAAACAACCATGTTAGATAAAGAAGTGAACATGGAGGCGGCAAAAGAATTAGCTTCCTATGTCATCAATGCATATATGATTTTAACAGAACATTTTATGAAAGAAGAAAATGTCCTCTTCCCTATGGCTGAAAGAATGCTATCTGATGAGGAAAAAGAGGAACTCGCAAAACATATACTTTAA
- the bshB2 gene encoding bacillithiol biosynthesis deacetylase BshB2, with amino-acid sequence MEKERQILIVFPHPDDEAFGVSGTIASYTRNGTPVTYACLTLGEMGRNMGNPPFANRESLPKIRKQELQEAAKILGIQDLRMMGLRDKTIEFEDEEKLTNMVSSLIEEVNPSLIITFYPGYSVHPDHEATGAAVVRAVERIPEQERPKLHCVAFSNNCEEELGPPDIVNDVSAVKEVKMKAMKAHKSQTQLMTAEMEEKLKKNDPQVLAWLQYERFWTYKFSAPTNTFHPPL; translated from the coding sequence GTGGAGAAAGAACGGCAAATATTAATTGTTTTCCCCCACCCTGATGATGAAGCATTTGGCGTTTCCGGCACAATTGCCTCTTATACCCGAAATGGCACACCAGTAACATATGCATGCCTGACACTTGGAGAAATGGGGCGGAATATGGGAAATCCCCCGTTTGCTAACAGGGAGAGCCTTCCGAAAATCCGAAAGCAGGAGCTTCAGGAAGCTGCAAAAATTCTCGGCATTCAAGACTTGAGAATGATGGGTTTAAGAGATAAAACAATTGAGTTTGAAGATGAAGAGAAACTGACGAACATGGTTTCTTCCCTCATTGAAGAAGTAAATCCTTCGTTAATTATCACATTTTATCCCGGCTATTCTGTTCATCCCGATCATGAAGCAACAGGCGCCGCAGTTGTCAGAGCGGTTGAGCGGATTCCGGAACAAGAGCGGCCGAAACTCCATTGCGTTGCTTTCTCCAACAATTGCGAGGAAGAACTGGGACCACCGGATATCGTCAACGATGTCAGTGCAGTAAAAGAAGTGAAAATGAAAGCTATGAAAGCCCATAAGTCGCAAACACAGCTTATGACAGCAGAAATGGAGGAAAAACTGAAAAAGAATGATCCTCAGGTTCTCGCCTGGCTGCAGTACGAAAGATTTTGGACGTATAAATTTTCTGCTCCAACGAATACTTTTCATCCGCCATTGTAA
- a CDS encoding DNA alkylation repair protein, producing MVNELKEMMELSRNSENAAAMEKYMKGHFPFLGIKKPERVQIEKEFFKKTGILKEPFYPEFVKELWNLLEREYQYTALTYIEKSLKKLGKEHVKLLEFLITEKSWWDTVDMLAQKAVGKIAADDPEIIPVTIEEWAGSNHLWLRRTAILFQLKYKKKTNEELLYRYIKMNAESKEFFIQKAIGLALREYSKTNPDSVRHFIENNRLAPLSVREGSKYL from the coding sequence ATGGTAAATGAGTTAAAAGAAATGATGGAATTGAGCCGCAATAGTGAAAACGCTGCAGCAATGGAGAAATATATGAAAGGGCATTTTCCTTTTTTGGGGATCAAAAAGCCGGAAAGAGTACAGATAGAAAAAGAATTTTTTAAGAAAACAGGCATTTTAAAGGAACCTTTTTATCCTGAATTTGTCAAAGAGCTATGGAATTTGCTGGAACGAGAGTATCAATACACAGCTCTAACATATATCGAGAAATCGCTGAAAAAACTTGGCAAAGAGCACGTAAAGCTGTTGGAATTTTTGATTACGGAAAAATCTTGGTGGGATACTGTTGATATGCTTGCACAAAAAGCGGTTGGCAAGATTGCAGCTGATGACCCTGAGATCATCCCGGTAACAATCGAAGAATGGGCCGGCAGCAATCATTTGTGGCTGAGAAGAACGGCTATTTTGTTTCAGCTGAAATATAAGAAAAAAACAAATGAAGAGTTGCTTTATCGATATATAAAAATGAACGCTGAAAGTAAGGAATTTTTTATTCAAAAGGCGATCGGCTTGGCGCTCCGGGAATATTCGAAGACGAATCCCGACTCCGTCAGACACTTTATAGAAAACAATCGCCTCGCTCCTTTAAGTGTACGAGAGGGGAGCAAATATCTATAA
- a CDS encoding ABC transporter ATP-binding protein, which produces MNNVEAIISTRNVSKSFGKQEVLKDINLEIFRGEIFGLLGPSGAGKTTLVKQLVGLDLPTSGENFVFQKRMPSLSLIEKIGYMAQSDALYGELSAKENLEFFAALYGLKGERRQKRIKEVMEIVELSEHLNKLVSNYSGGMKRRLSLAIALLHEPELLILDEPTVGIDPVLRKNIWNSFYDLKKNGTTIIVTTHVMDEAEKCDRLGMIRSGELIAVGTPEELRRNTNTATIEEAFLVFGGAES; this is translated from the coding sequence ATGAATAATGTGGAAGCCATTATATCCACAAGGAATGTTTCAAAGTCTTTCGGCAAACAGGAAGTCTTAAAGGATATTAACCTGGAAATTTTTCGCGGAGAAATTTTCGGCCTTCTTGGCCCGTCCGGTGCAGGCAAAACAACGCTCGTCAAGCAGCTGGTGGGGCTTGATTTGCCAACAAGCGGCGAAAATTTTGTTTTTCAAAAACGGATGCCTTCTTTATCTCTTATTGAAAAAATCGGTTATATGGCGCAATCCGATGCGTTATACGGGGAACTTTCGGCAAAAGAAAACCTTGAATTCTTTGCGGCTCTATATGGATTAAAAGGAGAGCGGCGCCAAAAAAGAATAAAAGAAGTGATGGAAATTGTCGAGTTATCGGAGCATCTCAACAAACTCGTGTCCAATTATTCAGGCGGAATGAAGCGGCGCTTATCATTGGCGATTGCCTTGCTGCATGAGCCCGAGCTTCTGATCCTTGACGAGCCGACTGTCGGGATTGACCCGGTCCTGAGAAAAAACATTTGGAACTCTTTTTACGACCTAAAGAAAAATGGCACTACCATCATTGTTACAACGCATGTGATGGATGAAGCGGAAAAATGCGACCGGCTCGGAATGATTCGCAGCGGGGAATTGATTGCAGTCGGAACTCCGGAAGAGTTAAGAAGAAACACAAACACTGCAACGATTGAAGAAGCCTTTCTTGTATTCGGAGGTGCGGAGTCATGA
- a CDS encoding YojF family protein, whose translation MEPVIPEKVQNEIDSFANKKVYLHLETTNGAYASHYNQSFFSAGAFIRNAQIQYEHGKITGNGPYRVGLKMEFGWVYAEGITHFEIDENGRLLLAGHDFNGKLAVALQISLTPFE comes from the coding sequence ATGGAACCTGTGATTCCTGAAAAAGTTCAAAATGAAATCGATTCATTTGCCAATAAAAAGGTTTATTTGCATTTAGAAACGACGAATGGAGCTTATGCTTCCCACTATAATCAATCTTTTTTTTCCGCAGGAGCTTTTATCCGAAATGCTCAAATTCAGTACGAACACGGAAAAATTACCGGAAATGGCCCTTACCGTGTTGGACTTAAAATGGAATTTGGCTGGGTTTATGCGGAAGGGATTACCCATTTTGAAATCGACGAAAACGGACGGCTTTTGCTCGCCGGCCATGATTTTAACGGCAAACTCGCAGTAGCGCTGCAAATAAGCCTGACCCCATTTGAATAA
- a CDS encoding HAD family hydrolase, protein MIKCIAIDMDGTLLTAGQTVTEENVAAIKKAQEKGIEVVIATGRSYQEASFVLNQYGLKCPVICVNGAEIRSNEGKIIDSNPLSKSAAQKAAAALDENNVYFEVYTNKGMYTKDTDKAISTIADIFQTANPDTPIEKIHKAAEDRLDQGFVKKIDDYEKLFTNDEHDLYKLLAFSTDPIRLEAAMQSLEKIEGLAVSSSGYENLEITDKNAQKGIALKKFVEERGISLQETMAIGDNYNDLSMFQLVGRSVAMGNADENIKAQCHFVTATNEESGVGKAIFDVLKEAAYKK, encoded by the coding sequence ATGATTAAATGCATTGCAATCGATATGGACGGAACATTGCTGACTGCTGGACAGACTGTTACTGAAGAAAATGTAGCAGCCATTAAAAAAGCGCAAGAGAAAGGCATTGAAGTTGTCATTGCAACGGGCCGATCCTATCAGGAAGCGAGTTTCGTTTTGAATCAATATGGGTTAAAATGCCCTGTTATTTGCGTAAACGGAGCTGAGATCCGATCGAATGAAGGAAAAATTATCGATTCAAACCCTTTAAGCAAATCAGCGGCACAAAAGGCTGCTGCAGCACTTGATGAAAACAATGTTTATTTTGAGGTTTATACAAATAAGGGCATGTATACGAAAGATACCGATAAGGCCATATCGACCATCGCAGATATTTTTCAAACAGCCAATCCGGATACACCTATCGAAAAGATTCATAAAGCTGCAGAAGATCGGCTTGATCAAGGGTTTGTAAAAAAAATAGATGATTATGAAAAACTGTTTACCAACGATGAGCATGACCTATATAAGCTGTTGGCTTTCAGTACAGACCCAATCAGACTGGAAGCTGCAATGCAATCGCTGGAGAAGATCGAAGGGCTTGCAGTTAGCTCTTCAGGTTATGAAAACCTGGAAATAACCGATAAAAATGCCCAGAAAGGAATTGCCTTAAAAAAATTTGTTGAGGAGAGAGGCATTTCCCTGCAAGAAACAATGGCCATCGGGGACAATTACAACGATCTTTCCATGTTTCAACTTGTGGGCCGATCGGTAGCAATGGGAAATGCCGATGAAAATATCAAAGCACAATGCCATTTTGTAACGGCAACGAATGAAGAAAGCGGCGTCGGCAAAGCCATTTTTGATGTTCTTAAGGAGGCAGCGTACAAAAAATAA
- a CDS encoding ABC transporter ATP-binding protein: protein MIEVKNLTYTYPGKNSPSVKGIHMSIHKGEIFGLLGPSGAGKSTTQKILIGLLKGYSGSVRVFGKEVRDLQSDYYEKIGVAFEFPNFYSKFSAIENLRHFSRLYSVETADPDELLSMMGLWKDKDTKVSAFSKGMKMRLNFCRALLNNPEIIFLDEPTSGLDPVNAKMMRNKILELKAAGKTIVITTHNMRLAEELCDRVAFIVDGEIHLIDSPKNLKLQKGKKTVRIEYMEGNETKEKDFPLSTLKDNSEFLSLIQSGQILTIHTQEASLEDIFIEATGRSLL from the coding sequence ATGATTGAAGTAAAAAACTTAACTTATACATATCCCGGGAAAAATAGCCCTTCCGTAAAAGGAATTCATATGTCGATTCATAAAGGAGAAATATTCGGTCTTCTCGGCCCATCGGGTGCGGGAAAAAGCACGACGCAAAAAATATTAATCGGACTTCTGAAAGGCTACAGCGGTTCCGTCCGTGTTTTTGGAAAAGAAGTCCGCGACCTTCAATCCGATTATTATGAAAAAATCGGCGTTGCTTTTGAATTTCCTAACTTTTACAGTAAATTCAGCGCCATTGAAAACTTGCGCCATTTCAGCAGGCTGTATTCTGTTGAAACTGCTGATCCGGATGAGCTCCTTTCAATGATGGGTCTGTGGAAAGACAAGGATACAAAAGTATCAGCCTTTTCAAAAGGGATGAAAATGCGGCTGAATTTTTGCCGTGCATTATTAAACAATCCTGAAATCATCTTTCTGGATGAACCAACTTCCGGATTGGACCCGGTAAACGCAAAGATGATGCGCAACAAAATTTTAGAATTAAAAGCAGCCGGAAAAACCATTGTGATTACGACCCATAACATGCGTTTAGCGGAAGAATTGTGCGACCGGGTTGCCTTTATCGTAGACGGCGAGATCCATTTGATTGATTCCCCTAAAAATTTAAAACTCCAAAAAGGAAAAAAGACAGTAAGAATTGAGTATATGGAAGGAAACGAAACGAAAGAAAAAGATTTTCCGTTATCAACATTAAAGGACAACAGCGAATTTCTATCGTTAATCCAGTCCGGTCAGATTTTAACGATTCATACACAGGAAGCCTCACTTGAAGATATTTTTATCGAGGCTACTGGAAGGAGCCTGTTATGA
- a CDS encoding TetR/AcrR family transcriptional regulator, with the protein MRGFTEQERDYIRQQLLEKGKELFSVHGLRKTSIKDLTESVGIAQGSFYLFFQSKEELYFRILEKEEEQIKESLLHHLSKPKTPEDFASFLLKGMDLIQGNSFIRRLYFEGDMELLVRKLPVETVASHIQKDDNLLMPLLYSWGFSGFDEQTISGAVRAFFLMTLHRKEIGKDHYEKTIRFLAEAISNQIFKGVNSHD; encoded by the coding sequence ATGCGAGGTTTTACAGAACAGGAACGCGATTATATTCGCCAACAATTGCTTGAAAAAGGGAAAGAGCTTTTCTCTGTTCACGGATTAAGAAAAACAAGCATTAAAGATCTAACTGAATCAGTCGGAATTGCCCAGGGATCCTTTTATTTATTTTTTCAATCAAAGGAAGAATTATATTTTCGGATTCTTGAAAAAGAAGAAGAACAAATTAAAGAAAGCCTGTTGCATCATCTTAGCAAGCCGAAAACTCCAGAAGATTTCGCTTCCTTCCTTCTGAAAGGAATGGATCTGATTCAAGGCAACTCTTTTATACGGCGTTTATATTTTGAAGGGGACATGGAGCTGCTCGTCAGGAAACTTCCCGTTGAAACGGTCGCTTCCCATATTCAAAAAGACGATAACTTGTTAATGCCGCTTTTATATTCATGGGGTTTTTCCGGATTTGATGAACAGACAATAAGCGGGGCGGTTCGTGCATTCTTTTTAATGACGCTGCACCGGAAAGAAATTGGTAAAGACCATTACGAAAAAACAATACGTTTCCTTGCCGAGGCCATTTCAAATCAGATTTTTAAAGGCGTGAATTCACATGATTGA
- a CDS encoding PQQ-dependent sugar dehydrogenase has protein sequence MKKILLSLSLLLLLFGCSNEPEKEEGQLHTDSGEQETVRQLTQPEIIAGRLEIPWSINKTGNTFYISERTGSIVKIENGKTERQNVKLRKRLAGAEEAGFLGFVLAPDFSKTNKAFAYYTYEDQTGQFNQIVELVFQDGEWNEQRVLLDKIPSGQFHHGGRLEIGPDGKLYATAGDGATNPETAQDPKSLGGKILRLNLDGSVPDDNPISGFYTYSYGHRNPQGLAWSPDGTLYESEHGPSGHDEINLIKAGGNYGWPVIMGEEKQKGMIPPLFQSGEDTWAPSGMVYHNGKLYVATLRGIAVKEFDLEKGTTREVVNGLGRIRDVFIEGNDLYFISNNTDGRGTPDENDDKLYKISLPDL, from the coding sequence ATGAAAAAAATTTTATTATCGTTGAGTCTTTTACTGCTGCTGTTTGGATGTTCGAATGAACCGGAGAAAGAAGAAGGTCAGCTTCACACTGATTCCGGCGAGCAAGAAACTGTAAGGCAGCTGACCCAACCGGAAATCATTGCTGGTCGCCTTGAAATTCCTTGGTCCATTAACAAAACCGGGAACACTTTTTACATAAGCGAGAGAACAGGAAGTATCGTAAAAATTGAAAATGGCAAAACAGAGAGACAGAATGTCAAATTAAGAAAACGGCTGGCCGGTGCAGAGGAAGCAGGATTTCTTGGCTTTGTGCTCGCTCCTGATTTTTCAAAGACAAATAAAGCTTTTGCCTATTACACATACGAAGATCAAACAGGCCAGTTCAATCAGATTGTTGAACTTGTTTTTCAAGACGGGGAATGGAATGAACAGCGTGTTTTGCTTGATAAAATCCCAAGCGGCCAATTTCATCACGGCGGAAGGCTGGAAATTGGCCCTGACGGCAAGCTGTACGCAACTGCAGGAGACGGTGCCACCAATCCGGAAACTGCCCAGGATCCTAAATCTCTCGGAGGAAAAATATTGCGGCTGAATCTCGATGGATCCGTACCTGATGATAATCCGATTTCCGGTTTTTATACGTACAGTTACGGGCACAGGAATCCTCAAGGGCTTGCCTGGAGCCCTGATGGTACGCTGTATGAAAGTGAGCACGGACCGTCCGGCCACGATGAAATTAACTTAATAAAAGCCGGCGGAAATTACGGCTGGCCTGTCATTATGGGCGAAGAAAAGCAAAAAGGGATGATCCCGCCCCTCTTCCAATCCGGAGAAGACACATGGGCGCCATCCGGCATGGTTTATCATAATGGCAAACTGTACGTTGCAACACTGAGGGGAATCGCGGTAAAGGAGTTTGACTTAGAAAAAGGGACGACAAGGGAAGTTGTCAACGGGCTTGGCCGAATCCGCGACGTTTTTATTGAAGGAAACGATCTTTACTTTATCAGCAATAACACAGACGGCCGCGGAACCCCTGACGAAAACGATGATAAACTATATAAAATATCACTACCCGATTTATAA
- a CDS encoding ABC transporter ATP-binding protein — protein MEKNREMPGKENWKAFWGLINSARPPKWIFAAAIILSLIETGAGLVVPWFTKSLVDQISRSALEMSVIILLAVSFIVQTISSGFSYYFMTYIGESVVASIRKMLWNHILLLPIPFFDQHQSGETMSRITQDTNTVKMLITQHLISFLTGLISIIGAISILLIIDWKMTLIMITAVPVSILLLWPLGQKMYKISKATQDEMANFSANLGRVLSDIRLVKAYHAEKAEQENGEKGIRHLFQFGLKEARIQAIISPFMTFVMMLVLVILIGYGGVRVASGTLSAGSLVAIIIYMFQIVVPFSQMAVFFTSFQKAMGATERIQSILSLEKEPVESLLPVDNPAQDLCFRNVSFSYKEGEPVLKNVTLTIPSGKTTAFVGPSGSGKTTLFALLERFYTPEEGDILLGETNIENFHLHSWRSQIGYVSQESPIMSGSIRDNICYGLDRDVSDEEIERVAELANAAEFINRLPEGYSTQVGERGIKLSGGQRQRIAIARALIRNPKILLLDEATSNLDSSSEVLVQKALQRLMEGRTTLVIAHRLSTVVDADQIAVLENGTITGVGPHHQLLENHPLYRELAEQQLQTSGDVDSSR, from the coding sequence ATGGAAAAGAATCGTGAAATGCCTGGTAAAGAAAATTGGAAAGCTTTCTGGGGGCTGATCAATAGCGCCAGACCGCCAAAATGGATTTTTGCAGCTGCAATCATTCTTAGTTTAATAGAGACTGGCGCCGGGCTTGTCGTTCCCTGGTTTACTAAGTCGCTTGTCGACCAGATTTCCCGGTCTGCACTTGAAATGTCTGTTATTATTCTGCTTGCTGTATCATTCATTGTACAGACTATATCCTCCGGTTTTTCCTACTATTTCATGACCTATATCGGTGAGTCTGTTGTTGCGTCAATCCGGAAAATGCTCTGGAATCACATTTTATTATTGCCGATTCCATTTTTTGACCAGCATCAATCCGGCGAGACAATGAGCAGAATCACTCAAGATACGAACACAGTAAAAATGCTGATCACCCAGCATTTAATATCTTTTCTGACCGGGTTGATTTCGATCATTGGAGCGATTTCCATCCTGCTCATTATCGACTGGAAAATGACTCTTATCATGATCACCGCTGTTCCGGTTTCGATCTTGCTTCTCTGGCCTCTTGGCCAAAAGATGTACAAAATTTCGAAAGCTACCCAGGATGAAATGGCCAATTTTTCAGCGAATCTTGGAAGAGTGCTTTCGGATATCAGGCTTGTGAAAGCATACCATGCTGAGAAAGCGGAACAGGAAAACGGTGAGAAGGGGATTCGCCATTTATTTCAATTTGGTCTAAAAGAAGCGCGGATTCAGGCAATCATCTCCCCATTTATGACATTTGTGATGATGCTCGTTTTAGTCATCTTAATCGGCTACGGCGGGGTCCGTGTCGCTTCAGGCACTCTTTCAGCAGGTTCTCTTGTCGCGATTATTATCTATATGTTTCAAATTGTTGTTCCTTTTAGCCAGATGGCTGTATTTTTCACCTCATTTCAGAAAGCAATGGGTGCAACGGAGCGAATTCAAAGCATTTTATCTTTAGAGAAGGAACCTGTCGAAAGCTTGCTGCCGGTTGATAACCCTGCGCAAGACTTATGTTTTCGAAATGTTTCTTTTTCCTATAAAGAGGGTGAGCCTGTTTTAAAAAATGTGACGCTTACAATTCCTTCGGGCAAGACAACTGCTTTTGTCGGTCCGAGCGGGAGCGGCAAAACGACTTTGTTTGCGTTGCTGGAGCGTTTTTACACCCCTGAGGAAGGAGATATATTGCTCGGAGAAACGAATATTGAAAATTTTCACCTACATTCGTGGCGCAGTCAGATTGGATACGTTTCCCAAGAAAGTCCGATTATGTCAGGGTCCATTCGGGATAATATTTGTTACGGACTGGACCGAGACGTTTCAGACGAGGAAATTGAACGGGTCGCAGAACTCGCAAATGCGGCAGAGTTTATTAACAGGCTTCCGGAGGGGTATTCGACTCAAGTTGGAGAACGGGGCATTAAATTATCCGGAGGGCAGCGGCAAAGGATTGCAATTGCCCGTGCTCTTATACGCAACCCGAAAATTCTCCTTCTTGATGAAGCAACCTCAAACCTCGACAGCTCATCAGAAGTTCTTGTCCAAAAGGCGCTGCAACGGCTTATGGAGGGAAGGACCACGCTTGTCATCGCACACAGACTTTCGACCGTTGTCGATGCGGACCAAATTGCCGTGTTAGAGAACGGAACCATCACCGGAGTCGGACCCCACCATCAACTGCTCGAAAACCACCCGCTCTATCGAGAACTTGCCGAACAACAGCTGCAAACTTCGGGGGATGTCGATTCATCACGTTAA
- a CDS encoding ABC transporter permease gives MRVTALIIRILRQFIRDKRTMALMIFAPILVLTMLHLVFNGDDYEPKIGLVDVPQAVQDQLNLKNANLSDYENTKLAKKDLKEKKLDAYIAINEQIPSITLEGSDPSVNGAVIKWFQEAFKPLQQTGTTLEPDISYLHGSKDMGQFDYFGPVLLGFFVFFFVFLIAGVSFLRERTTGTLERLLSSPLRRWEIVAGYILGFGIFTMLQAGIIAWYAIYVLGMLMEGSFGYVLLIILLLSLTALTLGIFLSAFANNELQMIQFIPIVVVPQIFFSGLFNLETISEWLSWIGPFTPLYYAADALRDVMVRGYGWNDIYVDLLVLAGFSAIFITLNIFALKKHRKI, from the coding sequence ATGAGAGTGACAGCCTTGATCATACGGATTTTACGGCAATTTATCCGCGACAAACGGACGATGGCTTTAATGATATTTGCCCCGATTTTAGTTCTGACAATGCTTCATCTCGTTTTTAACGGCGATGACTACGAACCGAAAATCGGGCTTGTCGATGTTCCCCAGGCTGTTCAAGATCAATTAAACTTAAAAAATGCGAATCTTTCAGACTATGAAAATACCAAACTGGCAAAAAAAGATCTTAAGGAAAAAAAGCTGGACGCCTATATCGCGATTAATGAGCAAATCCCGTCCATCACGCTTGAAGGAAGCGACCCTAGCGTCAATGGGGCTGTTATAAAATGGTTCCAGGAAGCGTTCAAGCCGCTGCAGCAAACTGGAACAACCTTGGAACCGGACATCAGCTATTTACACGGATCCAAAGATATGGGGCAGTTTGATTACTTTGGGCCGGTGCTGCTCGGATTTTTTGTCTTTTTCTTCGTATTCTTGATTGCCGGCGTTTCATTTTTAAGGGAAAGAACGACCGGAACATTGGAAAGACTGCTTTCGAGCCCGCTTCGCCGCTGGGAGATAGTCGCAGGTTATATCCTCGGTTTTGGAATTTTTACAATGCTGCAAGCAGGGATTATTGCATGGTACGCCATTTATGTCCTAGGTATGTTAATGGAAGGGTCGTTTGGCTATGTCCTGCTGATCATCTTGCTTTTGTCCTTGACAGCTTTAACACTTGGAATCTTTCTGTCGGCTTTTGCAAATAATGAGCTTCAAATGATTCAATTCATTCCGATCGTCGTAGTGCCGCAAATTTTCTTCTCCGGGTTGTTTAACCTAGAAACCATTTCCGAATGGTTAAGCTGGATTGGACCGTTCACTCCGCTCTACTATGCTGCGGACGCACTCCGGGATGTTATGGTAAGAGGATACGGCTGGAATGATATTTATGTTGATTTGCTCGTCCTTGCAGGTTTTTCAGCTATATTTATCACACTAAATATTTTTGCGTTAAAGAAGCACAGGAAGATTTAA
- a CDS encoding ABC transporter permease → MRLLAAIHTDIKFQFRNYLYYAYFIVCMLYVALLYWIPFHWKEQTAMFLLFTDCSFLGSFFIGGIVLLEKEQGIYDHLFVTPLKISEVIWSKVISLGILSVVSGLFIFLLSFGFSLQIFSLAIGIALNSVFASLLGLIFAVRVKSINQYLMISPLFATVFFLPVLEVMHFYESPLFLLIPGKAGLLLMEGAFHPLSSADWLYALCMFCVYIYLAYRLAYRAFYQHIILNIGG, encoded by the coding sequence ATGAGACTATTGGCAGCCATTCATACTGATATTAAGTTTCAATTCCGGAACTATCTTTACTATGCATACTTTATTGTCTGCATGCTTTATGTGGCGCTTTTATACTGGATTCCTTTTCACTGGAAAGAGCAAACAGCCATGTTTCTGTTGTTTACAGACTGTTCCTTCCTTGGATCTTTCTTTATCGGAGGAATTGTCCTTTTAGAAAAAGAACAAGGGATCTACGACCACCTTTTTGTCACACCATTGAAAATTTCCGAAGTTATATGGTCGAAAGTTATTTCTCTTGGTATTTTATCGGTTGTGTCAGGTTTGTTTATCTTTTTGCTTTCTTTCGGGTTTTCCTTGCAAATATTTTCTCTGGCAATTGGAATAGCCCTTAATTCCGTATTTGCAAGTTTATTAGGATTGATTTTTGCTGTCAGAGTCAAATCGATCAATCAGTATTTAATGATTTCCCCTTTATTCGCAACAGTCTTCTTCCTTCCCGTTTTGGAAGTGATGCATTTCTATGAATCTCCTTTGTTTTTACTTATTCCGGGAAAGGCAGGGCTTTTATTGATGGAAGGGGCCTTTCATCCGTTATCTTCTGCGGATTGGCTCTATGCGCTATGTATGTTTTGTGTCTATATTTATCTGGCATACCGGCTTGCCTACAGAGCTTTCTATCAACATATAATTTTGAATATCGGAGGCTGA